From Oceanococcus sp. HetDA_MAG_MS8, the proteins below share one genomic window:
- a CDS encoding response regulator, giving the protein MKRILIAVTDQELRAHLRQEWANHCELVEANSGAEAVYLAATTQPDLVLVSIILDDVCGVEVIKASRHHNPGARVVALARHGDIPAAAYAEMARAIGAHEALVEPVRMPQLQRHLLVGVAPHTNAATA; this is encoded by the coding sequence ATGAAGCGCATTCTTATCGCAGTCACCGACCAAGAGCTGCGCGCCCACCTGCGACAGGAATGGGCGAATCATTGTGAGCTAGTCGAAGCCAATAGCGGCGCTGAGGCGGTGTACTTGGCAGCAACCACCCAGCCGGATTTGGTCTTGGTATCGATCATCCTAGATGACGTTTGCGGTGTGGAGGTCATCAAGGCTTCCCGTCATCACAATCCCGGAGCTCGGGTGGTGGCCTTGGCGCGCCACGGCGATATACCCGCCGCCGCCTATGCAGAAATGGCGCGCGCCATTGGTGCCCACGAGGCTCTGGTGGAGCCCGTCCGCATGCCGCAATTGCAGCGCCACTTATTGGTCGGTGTGGCGCCGCATACGAATGCTGCTACCGCCTAG
- a CDS encoding mechanosensitive ion channel — MLSLPDLSSFTPLIVAACIAALLLIGLHLWLRRHAPANPEAHLPRQITVIVAWSAAVILLVLTLPISESTRGQLLSLLGLMLTALIALSSTTLVANAMAGLLLRIINSFGPGDFIRVGEHFGRVSERGLFHTEIQTEDRDLMTLPNMHLITTPVTVVHEEGTIISSTLSLGYDLHHQQVEDWLCEAGAQAGLLDPFVQILELGDYSIVYRVGGRLDDVGSLITARSQLRASILDTLHGAGVEIVSPAFMNQRPQPPEQRAIPQQPAARQVKTSKAESAAKVEDMVFDKAEQASQKQQQQLRIDAIRTELEALQGDDPRKPALEAEQRSLELLVASASPSEQPSPKS; from the coding sequence ATGCTGTCGCTGCCTGATCTGTCGAGTTTCACACCGCTGATTGTTGCGGCCTGCATTGCCGCGCTACTGCTCATTGGCTTGCACCTGTGGCTGCGGCGGCATGCGCCCGCCAACCCTGAAGCTCACCTGCCCCGGCAAATCACGGTGATTGTGGCTTGGAGTGCGGCGGTCATTCTGCTGGTGCTCACGCTGCCTATTTCGGAGTCGACGCGCGGGCAGTTATTGAGCCTGTTGGGCTTGATGTTAACGGCGCTGATTGCGTTGTCGTCCACCACCTTGGTGGCCAATGCTATGGCGGGTTTACTGCTGCGCATCATCAACAGCTTCGGACCGGGGGACTTCATTCGCGTGGGCGAGCATTTTGGGCGGGTTTCCGAGCGGGGCTTGTTCCATACCGAAATACAAACCGAAGACCGCGACCTGATGACTCTGCCCAACATGCACTTGATCACAACGCCCGTGACGGTGGTGCATGAGGAGGGCACGATTATTTCCAGCACGCTCTCGCTGGGCTATGACCTGCACCACCAACAAGTAGAAGATTGGCTGTGTGAAGCGGGTGCGCAGGCCGGGCTACTCGACCCCTTCGTGCAAATTCTGGAGTTGGGCGACTACTCTATTGTGTATCGCGTGGGTGGGCGCTTGGATGATGTCGGAAGCCTAATTACGGCGCGCTCGCAACTACGGGCAAGTATTCTCGACACCTTGCATGGAGCGGGAGTCGAGATTGTGTCCCCTGCATTCATGAACCAACGCCCGCAGCCTCCGGAACAGCGCGCCATTCCGCAGCAACCTGCGGCGAGGCAGGTCAAAACCTCAAAGGCAGAGTCGGCCGCAAAAGTCGAAGATATGGTCTTTGACAAGGCGGAGCAGGCTAGCCAAAAGCAACAACAGCAGCTGCGGATCGATGCAATCCGTACTGAGCTAGAGGCCCTTCAAGGCGATGACCCTCGCAAACCGGCTCTTGAGGCGGAGCAACGCAGTCTGGAATTGTTGGTGGCCTCTGCCTCACCCTCTGAACAGCCCTCGCCCAAAAGCTAA
- a CDS encoding SPFH/Band 7/PHB domain protein encodes MTEELSVEVFVLAVMVLAVVIIASGVKIVPQGNRYTVERFGRYTRTLQPGLALIVPFVDRVGRKINIMEQVLDIPAQSVITKDNATVSVNGVVYYMINDASRAAYEVNDLDRALSNLAITSIRSVIGEMDLDQALSSRDTMNARLLAILDEASDPWGTSVRRVEISDLEPDPQLVQAMSMQMQAERKKRAQILEAEGLREAEIKRAEGEKQAQILEADGRLEAARRDAEARERLAAAEAKAAEVVSEAVKNGDKTAIQYFIAQGYTKALETIGAAENQKVIMLPLEASNLIGSVNGIKELLDAKQ; translated from the coding sequence ATGACTGAGGAGTTATCCGTGGAAGTTTTTGTACTGGCCGTTATGGTTCTGGCCGTCGTCATTATCGCCTCAGGGGTCAAAATTGTCCCGCAGGGTAATCGCTATACCGTAGAGCGCTTTGGTCGCTATACCCGCACCTTGCAGCCGGGCCTAGCTTTGATTGTTCCTTTTGTGGACCGCGTAGGTCGCAAGATCAACATCATGGAACAGGTGCTCGATATTCCGGCTCAATCCGTCATTACTAAAGACAACGCCACAGTGTCGGTGAATGGCGTGGTGTATTACATGATTAACGATGCCAGCCGCGCCGCGTATGAGGTGAATGATCTGGATCGGGCCTTGAGCAATTTGGCCATTACCTCCATTCGCTCAGTGATTGGCGAGATGGATCTGGACCAGGCCTTGAGCTCGCGCGACACCATGAATGCCCGCTTGCTGGCAATTCTGGATGAAGCCTCCGACCCCTGGGGCACCAGCGTGCGCCGCGTCGAAATCTCTGATCTGGAGCCCGATCCTCAGCTGGTGCAGGCGATGAGCATGCAGATGCAGGCGGAGCGGAAGAAGCGGGCTCAAATTTTAGAGGCTGAAGGTTTACGGGAGGCTGAAATCAAGCGGGCTGAGGGTGAGAAGCAAGCTCAAATTCTGGAGGCCGATGGCCGATTGGAAGCCGCGAGGCGAGATGCCGAGGCACGCGAACGCTTGGCTGCCGCCGAGGCCAAGGCCGCCGAAGTGGTGAGCGAGGCCGTGAAGAATGGCGACAAGACCGCCATCCAATACTTCATTGCGCAGGGCTATACCAAGGCCTTGGAAACCATCGGCGCAGCCGAGAATCAAAAGGTGATCATGCTGCCGCTGGAGGCCAGTAACCTTATTGGCTCCGTCAATGGCATCAAAGAGTTGCTGGATGCCAAGCAGTAG
- a CDS encoding methyltransferase: MTSSSDNWSHALKELGQWLDAHGELWRPSPFVHPNPAWLRTHPELGQQCMEYSAEQLESLAKRPYSELDWLQDQLPQLGPLPAALSLGLREPAHHQPPQTRAASGIPGRKWAQICAFAEQVPADDQPLLDWCSGKAHLGRHLAARDGSALHAVERNPALCEQGQDLAQRQGLECSYQVADVLNQPTIIPAGAHVVALHACGDLHRSLANHPQLDQAQHITLAPCCYQLWLQQQYQPLSAAAQGHDLRLSRNQVQLAVQDLVHAPARERRAHQTMAAWRLAFDSLQRELRGVDAYWPTPSLPHRQLKDGFAAFIRRLAKLKDLSLPASLDWAAWETQGWTRLERARRLQVVRHAFRRPLEIWLVLDIALRLQERGFSMEITTFCPRQTTPRNLLLRGYRPD, encoded by the coding sequence ATGACATCAAGCAGCGACAACTGGTCCCACGCGCTAAAGGAGCTAGGCCAGTGGTTAGACGCTCACGGCGAGCTCTGGCGGCCATCGCCCTTTGTGCACCCCAATCCAGCGTGGTTGCGGACACATCCGGAGCTGGGGCAGCAATGCATGGAGTACTCGGCGGAGCAGCTGGAGTCGCTGGCGAAGCGGCCCTACAGCGAGCTGGATTGGCTGCAAGACCAGCTGCCACAGCTGGGCCCCCTACCCGCAGCATTGTCATTGGGGCTCAGAGAGCCTGCCCACCATCAGCCGCCACAAACCCGAGCCGCGTCCGGCATTCCGGGGCGCAAGTGGGCACAAATTTGCGCCTTCGCCGAGCAGGTCCCGGCCGATGATCAGCCATTGCTGGACTGGTGCAGTGGCAAAGCCCACTTGGGCCGCCACCTCGCAGCAAGGGATGGCAGCGCACTCCATGCGGTGGAGCGCAACCCGGCGCTCTGCGAGCAGGGTCAAGATTTGGCGCAGCGTCAGGGCCTGGAGTGTTCCTACCAAGTCGCCGATGTGCTGAATCAGCCCACAATCATTCCCGCTGGGGCCCATGTTGTGGCTTTGCACGCCTGTGGCGACTTGCATCGCAGCCTGGCCAATCACCCACAACTGGATCAGGCCCAACACATCACGCTTGCTCCTTGCTGCTACCAACTTTGGCTACAGCAGCAATACCAACCTCTGTCAGCGGCTGCCCAAGGTCATGACCTACGTCTTAGCCGGAATCAAGTGCAATTGGCCGTACAGGATTTAGTCCATGCTCCTGCCAGGGAGCGCCGTGCTCACCAGACCATGGCCGCTTGGCGGCTAGCCTTTGACAGCCTGCAACGCGAACTTCGCGGGGTTGATGCTTACTGGCCGACACCTTCGCTTCCCCACCGGCAACTCAAGGATGGCTTCGCCGCCTTCATCCGCCGCTTAGCTAAGCTCAAAGACCTGAGTCTGCCAGCCTCACTGGACTGGGCGGCCTGGGAGACGCAGGGTTGGACGCGCTTAGAGCGTGCCCGCCGCCTACAAGTGGTCCGCCATGCGTTTCGCCGCCCCCTGGAAATATGGCTGGTCTTGGATATTGCTCTGCGCTTGCAAGAGCGCGGCTTTAGCATGGAAATAACCACCTTTTGCCCGCGCCAGACCACACCAAGAAATTTACTTCTGCGTGGATATAGGCCGGACTAA
- a CDS encoding LysE family translocator: protein MDMHILWGLVAFSLVSSITPGPNNLMLMASGANYGFQRSIPHMLGVAIGFVFMVMMVGMGLMQLFDALPASYSVLKVLSVTYLIYLAVRIATASPSSSAEPAQGRPLNFGQAAAFQWVNPKAWTMALTAISVYAPTRDLGAVLLVAAVFGLVNLPSVSLWTVLGYQLQRVLAQPRRLRAFNVVMAILLVGSLYPVLEL, encoded by the coding sequence ATGGACATGCACATTCTCTGGGGCCTCGTCGCCTTTTCCTTGGTCTCCTCCATCACGCCAGGCCCGAATAACCTCATGCTGATGGCCAGCGGAGCGAACTATGGTTTTCAACGATCCATTCCGCACATGCTGGGCGTCGCCATAGGCTTTGTGTTTATGGTGATGATGGTGGGGATGGGCTTAATGCAGCTCTTTGATGCCCTGCCCGCCAGCTATAGCGTACTGAAGGTTTTGAGCGTGACGTACTTGATCTACCTCGCCGTACGCATAGCAACGGCAAGCCCCAGCAGCTCAGCAGAACCCGCACAGGGGCGTCCTTTGAATTTTGGCCAGGCCGCGGCTTTTCAATGGGTCAACCCCAAAGCCTGGACCATGGCCCTGACCGCCATTTCCGTGTATGCACCCACGCGTGACCTGGGGGCTGTATTGCTTGTCGCCGCCGTTTTCGGCCTCGTCAACCTACCTTCGGTCAGCTTATGGACGGTACTGGGTTACCAGCTCCAGCGCGTACTGGCCCAGCCCCGACGCTTGCGGGCGTTTAACGTGGTGATGGCCATTTTGCTGGTGGGGTCACTTTACCCTGTACTCGAGCTGTAA
- a CDS encoding Lrp/AsnC family transcriptional regulator codes for MQQTANLDRKSNQILHELLADGRVTNAELAQRVNLSPSACLRRVQELERLGVIQGYRAVVNRAALGVGFTAYIAVGLSNHTKESQLGFERSIVQAPEVLECHNVTGAFEYLLRVETADLAAYKTFHTDLLGTLPQVSSISTFVVMESAKDERA; via the coding sequence ATGCAACAAACAGCTAATTTGGATAGAAAAAGCAACCAAATATTGCATGAGCTGCTTGCTGATGGCCGAGTGACCAATGCCGAGCTGGCGCAGCGCGTGAACCTCTCGCCGTCGGCGTGTTTGCGCAGGGTTCAAGAGCTAGAGCGCCTGGGGGTGATTCAGGGCTATCGCGCCGTGGTTAACCGTGCTGCACTGGGGGTGGGTTTTACCGCCTACATCGCTGTTGGGTTATCCAATCACACCAAAGAGTCCCAGCTTGGCTTTGAACGCTCCATCGTACAGGCCCCCGAAGTGCTGGAATGTCACAACGTCACTGGCGCCTTTGAATATTTGCTTCGCGTGGAAACTGCCGATCTCGCCGCCTACAAAACCTTCCATACCGACCTGCTCGGCACCCTGCCGCAGGTGAGCTCCATCAGCACTTTCGTGGTCATGGAGTCTGCCAAGGACGAGCGAGCTTAG
- a CDS encoding NfeD family protein, translating to MIELLSSHPHWTWLSLGVLLMAAEALIPGVYLMWFGLAAALVGVITAALGLSLMAEVFLFAVISVGFVVGYRLWERKHPPEGGLDTSGKAVNSLQDRFVGSTLVVQTAIVAGQGRVKAGDTSWRCKGPDMPAGATVTVVAVEGGTLVVEPARPQQS from the coding sequence ATGATCGAGTTGTTGAGTAGCCACCCGCACTGGACCTGGCTCAGTTTAGGCGTGTTGCTCATGGCTGCCGAGGCTTTGATTCCCGGCGTGTACTTAATGTGGTTTGGCCTCGCGGCGGCCCTGGTAGGAGTGATCACCGCAGCCTTGGGTTTAAGCCTGATGGCTGAGGTCTTCTTGTTTGCTGTGATCAGCGTGGGCTTTGTGGTCGGCTACCGTTTATGGGAGCGTAAGCATCCTCCAGAAGGTGGCCTGGATACCAGCGGCAAAGCCGTGAACTCTCTCCAGGATCGCTTTGTTGGCAGCACGCTAGTGGTACAGACAGCCATTGTCGCCGGACAGGGGCGGGTTAAAGCCGGCGATACCAGTTGGCGTTGCAAAGGGCCGGACATGCCCGCGGGCGCGACCGTGACTGTAGTCGCTGTGGAGGGTGGCACCTTGGTAGTGGAGCCTGCCCGCCCACAGCAATCATGA